The following are encoded in a window of Rubellicoccus peritrichatus genomic DNA:
- a CDS encoding RusA family crossover junction endodeoxyribonuclease yields the protein MKPPTATHQEKQVMVENGKPIFFEPPKVKEARAKLMAHLGQHVPRSSMTGPLRVIVKWCFPLTGKRSHGQFKDTRPDAHNLNKLLFDCMTDLKFWNDDAQVASEIIEKFWSEKPGIFIQIEKL from the coding sequence ATGAAACCACCAACAGCAACCCATCAGGAGAAGCAAGTCATGGTCGAAAATGGTAAGCCAATTTTTTTCGAGCCGCCAAAAGTCAAAGAGGCGAGAGCAAAGCTCATGGCGCATTTAGGCCAACACGTACCAAGATCATCAATGACGGGTCCGTTGAGAGTGATTGTAAAGTGGTGCTTCCCTTTGACGGGGAAACGAAGCCACGGGCAATTCAAGGACACCAGACCAGATGCTCACAACCTGAACAAGCTTCTCTTCGACTGCATGACAGATCTTAAGTTCTGGAACGACGACGCTCAGGTGGCTTCTGAGATCATCGAAAAGTTTTGGTCCGAGAAGCCAGGAATCTTTATCCAAATTGAAAAACTATGA
- a CDS encoding AAA family ATPase has protein sequence MNAFELLKEKLKQGMTQGNMHACLRDTGRLAGGYAATGALSAVDLFHLEKLAGSLSINPGEGESKWSDAVIFGRRQPVYWNEVEYSAEKAGRSIGWNDEIGGSDDLKVVNEHWLEDEEIKKPSNDWNPVSDLITYLETLFQSEEQVGYVTESWFNENAEKHLPKKGCFDRSAGQLIELLNDCKGDIGSVIGDTNSEVGAWIRFNPLDGNGVKDQNVTSYRYALVESDVVDIPRQYALLKELELPIATLVHSGGKSLHAVVKVEADSYEEYRERVDYLYQVCEKNGLAMDRQNRNPSRLSRMPGVARNGEKQFLLATGIGKSSWLDWREWIEDLRDELPDIEELTIDGEPGLAPELIKGLLREGHKMLLAGPSKAGKSFSLQQLSIAISQGLEWMGWKCTKGRVLYVNLELDKRSSKHRFWNIHQHLNIENNGNIDVWNLRGSAASMDKLAPKLIRRSAKKGYKAVIIDPIYKVLTGDENSAEEMAHFCNQFDKICVELGAATIYCHHHSKGSQGQKTSRDRSSGSGVFARDPDAIVDLIELEIDEGRRKQISQRWECDALHAELTKIKSDWWEKCSQDDALVPERLLEWAGEEGINVPGSSRLEAQFEASITTGWRLEGTLREFATFPAKEIFFRYPIHVVDSDGLLKDAKADGEEDPYEKFQRVRSERNKASKKEADESFNNAFEMARDDNGNVKVSALAEVLGKTEKTVRLRVNKSKSFTLENGFVFRKGEGENDH, from the coding sequence ATGAACGCATTTGAATTATTGAAAGAAAAACTCAAGCAAGGCATGACCCAGGGGAACATGCATGCATGCCTAAGGGATACTGGAAGATTGGCGGGTGGTTATGCTGCCACAGGTGCGTTATCTGCTGTTGACTTGTTCCATTTAGAGAAGCTTGCAGGCAGCCTTTCCATTAATCCAGGTGAAGGAGAGTCTAAATGGTCTGATGCAGTAATCTTTGGGAGGAGACAGCCTGTCTACTGGAATGAAGTAGAATATAGTGCTGAGAAGGCAGGGCGTTCAATTGGATGGAACGATGAGATCGGAGGTAGCGATGACTTAAAAGTCGTCAATGAGCATTGGCTTGAAGATGAAGAAATTAAAAAACCTTCGAACGACTGGAATCCTGTTTCAGATTTGATCACGTATCTTGAGACATTGTTTCAGTCCGAGGAACAAGTAGGCTATGTCACTGAGTCATGGTTCAATGAAAATGCAGAAAAGCACCTTCCTAAGAAGGGATGCTTTGATAGGTCAGCAGGTCAACTCATTGAATTACTCAATGATTGTAAGGGAGACATAGGCTCTGTCATTGGTGACACGAACTCTGAAGTTGGTGCCTGGATTCGTTTTAATCCATTGGATGGTAATGGAGTCAAAGACCAGAATGTCACAAGCTACCGTTACGCCTTGGTTGAGTCTGATGTCGTAGACATACCTCGACAGTATGCACTCCTGAAGGAGCTTGAATTGCCAATAGCTACGCTTGTTCACTCAGGTGGTAAGAGCCTTCACGCGGTTGTAAAGGTTGAGGCTGACAGCTACGAAGAATACCGTGAACGAGTGGATTACTTGTATCAGGTTTGCGAGAAGAACGGTTTAGCCATGGATCGTCAGAACCGGAATCCCTCCAGGCTTTCGAGAATGCCAGGGGTCGCTCGAAATGGTGAAAAACAATTTCTGTTAGCCACTGGCATTGGCAAGTCTTCTTGGCTTGATTGGCGTGAGTGGATTGAGGATCTAAGAGATGAGTTGCCCGATATTGAAGAACTTACAATTGATGGTGAGCCAGGGCTTGCACCTGAGCTGATAAAGGGACTCTTGCGAGAGGGGCATAAAATGCTACTCGCTGGCCCTTCAAAGGCTGGTAAGTCATTTTCTCTACAGCAGCTCTCAATTGCCATTTCTCAGGGGCTCGAATGGATGGGATGGAAATGCACTAAGGGACGAGTACTCTATGTGAACCTTGAGCTAGACAAGCGATCCAGTAAGCACCGTTTCTGGAACATTCATCAGCATCTCAACATTGAGAATAATGGAAATATTGATGTTTGGAATCTGAGAGGAAGTGCCGCCTCCATGGACAAGCTCGCGCCTAAGCTTATTCGCAGGTCTGCCAAGAAGGGCTACAAGGCTGTCATAATTGACCCGATCTATAAGGTGCTGACTGGTGACGAGAACAGCGCAGAAGAGATGGCTCATTTCTGCAACCAGTTCGACAAGATTTGCGTAGAGCTTGGGGCTGCTACTATTTATTGCCACCATCATTCAAAAGGCTCTCAGGGGCAGAAGACTAGTCGAGACAGATCTTCAGGCTCAGGAGTCTTTGCACGTGATCCTGATGCTATTGTAGACCTAATTGAGCTGGAGATTGATGAGGGACGCAGGAAACAAATTTCACAAAGATGGGAGTGTGATGCCCTTCACGCTGAACTTACTAAGATCAAGTCTGATTGGTGGGAGAAGTGTTCACAGGATGATGCATTAGTCCCCGAGAGGCTTCTTGAATGGGCTGGCGAAGAGGGTATCAACGTACCAGGATCTTCCAGGTTAGAAGCTCAGTTTGAAGCCAGTATAACTACAGGATGGAGACTTGAGGGAACTCTTAGGGAGTTTGCTACCTTTCCAGCTAAAGAGATATTCTTTCGGTATCCCATTCATGTGGTTGACTCTGATGGGCTACTCAAAGACGCAAAAGCGGACGGCGAAGAGGACCCATATGAGAAATTTCAGAGAGTCAGGTCGGAGAGAAACAAGGCCTCAAAGAAAGAGGCTGACGAGAGCTTTAATAACGCCTTCGAAATGGCTAGAGATGACAATGGCAATGTGAAGGTTTCAGCACTTGCTGAGGTCCTCGGAAAAACCGAAAAAACAGTCAGACTCAGAGTCAATAAGTCTAAGAGTTTCACCTTAGAGAATGGATTCGTTTTCAGGAAAGGAGAGGGTGAAAATGACCATTAA
- a CDS encoding helix-turn-helix domain-containing protein encodes MSKLIKANILKRVQDGEQECLRLQHQWEIAKKEHCKDTGKLMREYREQAALSLRKLAGRLCISAAYLSDLESGNRAYRLELVEQAFRAIELYRSDHA; translated from the coding sequence ATGAGTAAGCTTATTAAAGCGAACATACTAAAGCGCGTTCAGGATGGCGAGCAAGAGTGTCTAAGACTTCAGCATCAATGGGAGATTGCCAAGAAGGAGCATTGTAAGGACACGGGCAAACTAATGCGAGAGTACCGCGAACAAGCTGCGCTGTCACTTCGCAAACTTGCGGGGCGGCTCTGCATATCTGCTGCCTATCTTTCGGATTTAGAGTCTGGCAACAGAGCGTATCGACTTGAACTTGTTGAGCAGGCATTCCGAGCAATTGAGCTATATCGCTCTGATCACGCATGA
- a CDS encoding DEAD/DEAH box helicase has translation MELRPYQSEAKQAIREEWSKGVKRTLLVLPTGCGKTIVFCKLIEDQVSQGDRCLILAHRGELLSQAADKMRKATGLECAVEKAEDSAEDSFYRVTVGSVQTLMRQKRLDRFSSDHYQVIIVDEAHHVLADSYQRIFDHFPNAKVLGVTATPDRGDMRNLGQFFDSLAFDYTLPKAIKEGYLAPIKALTIPLKLDLTGVSMQSGDFKLSEVSSALDPFLEQIADEMVEHCKGRKTVVFLPLVATSQKMRSLLETRGFRAAEVNGSSKDRDEVLQDFEHGKYDILCNSMLLTEGWDCPSVDCIVCLRPTKVRSLYCQIVGRGTRILEDKDHLLLLDFLWHSEKHELCRPAYLIAESEEVARKATKNLEGAAGAAFDLEEAIEKAEADCVSDREEALAKRLAEMRNRKRKLVDPLQFEMSIESEDLANYVPAFGWEMAPPSAAQRSSLERLGIMPDEIENAGKAKKILDRLDKRRAEGLTTPKQIRCLERYGFKHVGTWAFDDAKKLIDRVAANRWRVPPGITPCEFNPHMINQ, from the coding sequence GTGGAATTACGACCATACCAGTCAGAAGCTAAACAGGCCATCCGAGAGGAGTGGAGCAAGGGGGTCAAAAGGACCCTTCTTGTTCTGCCCACTGGATGCGGGAAGACAATAGTCTTTTGCAAGCTCATCGAGGACCAAGTTTCGCAAGGTGACAGATGCCTGATTCTTGCACACAGAGGTGAGCTACTTAGCCAAGCTGCTGATAAAATGCGCAAAGCGACTGGTCTTGAATGTGCAGTTGAGAAAGCTGAAGACTCAGCCGAGGATAGCTTTTACCGTGTTACTGTCGGGAGCGTGCAAACGCTTATGAGACAGAAGCGCCTAGATCGGTTCAGTAGTGATCATTATCAGGTGATTATAGTTGATGAGGCACATCACGTTCTTGCAGATAGCTATCAGCGGATTTTTGACCATTTTCCAAATGCAAAAGTGCTTGGTGTGACAGCTACTCCAGACAGGGGAGATATGAGGAATCTTGGCCAGTTCTTTGATTCGCTGGCCTTTGACTACACTCTACCTAAAGCTATCAAAGAGGGCTACTTGGCCCCTATAAAGGCTCTAACCATTCCGCTGAAGCTTGATCTTACTGGAGTTTCAATGCAATCGGGCGATTTTAAATTATCCGAAGTAAGTAGCGCCCTTGATCCATTCCTTGAGCAAATTGCTGATGAAATGGTTGAGCATTGCAAGGGGCGTAAGACTGTTGTGTTTCTTCCACTTGTTGCAACGTCCCAGAAGATGAGATCCTTGCTTGAGACACGCGGATTTAGAGCTGCTGAAGTCAATGGATCAAGCAAAGATCGCGATGAGGTTCTTCAAGATTTTGAACATGGTAAGTACGACATCTTATGTAACTCAATGTTACTTACAGAAGGCTGGGATTGTCCCTCTGTTGATTGCATTGTCTGTTTGCGTCCAACTAAAGTAAGGAGTCTTTACTGTCAGATAGTAGGACGAGGAACACGCATTCTAGAAGACAAGGATCACCTTTTGCTTTTAGATTTCCTTTGGCATAGTGAGAAACATGAGCTTTGCAGGCCAGCCTATTTAATTGCTGAATCGGAAGAGGTTGCAAGGAAGGCAACAAAGAACCTAGAGGGCGCGGCGGGAGCTGCTTTTGACCTGGAGGAGGCAATTGAAAAGGCTGAAGCTGATTGTGTCTCAGATCGTGAGGAAGCACTCGCAAAAAGGCTTGCTGAAATGCGCAATAGAAAGCGCAAGCTGGTTGATCCACTTCAATTTGAAATGTCAATTGAGTCTGAGGACCTCGCTAATTATGTTCCCGCCTTTGGATGGGAAATGGCACCGCCCTCAGCTGCACAGAGGAGCAGCTTAGAGCGTCTAGGTATCATGCCGGACGAAATTGAGAATGCTGGTAAGGCTAAAAAAATACTTGATCGACTGGACAAGAGAAGAGCTGAAGGCCTCACAACACCCAAGCAAATAAGATGCCTTGAGCGCTATGGATTTAAACATGTTGGTACATGGGCATTTGATGATGCTAAGAAGCTAATTGATAGAGTCGCTGCTAATCGTTGGAGAGTACCACCAGGGATTACGCCATGTGAATTTAATCCGCATATGATCAACCAATGA
- a CDS encoding ATP-binding protein: protein MEIIKGKQNKAQRIVVYGPEGIGKSTFGSKFPNPVFIDTEDSTDHLDVARTKKPASWTMILSQVEEVAKSEFKTLIIDTIDWAERQCIEYVCAVAGKSSIEDFGYGKGYTHLAEEFGKLLNLLNDVREKGINVVLLAHAHMRKFEQPDEIGAYDRWELKLTKKCSPLVKEWADMVLFANYKTFVIEDDKTKSKKAQGGRRVMRTSHHPCWDAKNRHGLADELDFEFSNIEHIFQGDDELAEFTESSSEELKMEREAINDPKVTEPQPTGTSIPFDNPGGFPTKLFELMQKDSISAKQIQKAVASKGYYPEATPIDRYADDFVDGVLIAAWPKVLEIIKELELDSVA from the coding sequence ATGGAAATTATAAAAGGAAAACAGAACAAGGCGCAGCGAATAGTTGTGTATGGTCCTGAGGGGATTGGAAAGAGTACATTTGGAAGCAAGTTTCCAAATCCCGTCTTCATCGACACAGAAGACTCAACAGATCACCTTGATGTAGCTCGCACAAAGAAACCCGCAAGCTGGACAATGATTCTATCTCAAGTTGAGGAAGTTGCAAAGTCTGAGTTTAAAACCTTGATCATCGATACGATTGATTGGGCAGAGAGGCAATGCATAGAATATGTATGTGCTGTCGCTGGCAAGAGCAGTATTGAAGATTTTGGATACGGCAAGGGGTATACTCACTTGGCAGAGGAATTTGGTAAGCTTTTAAATTTGCTGAATGATGTGCGGGAGAAGGGGATCAATGTTGTTTTGCTTGCCCATGCTCATATGCGCAAGTTTGAGCAGCCTGATGAGATTGGTGCTTACGACAGATGGGAGCTAAAGCTTACTAAGAAATGCTCTCCCCTAGTAAAGGAGTGGGCTGATATGGTTCTATTTGCAAATTACAAAACTTTTGTAATTGAAGATGATAAAACCAAAAGCAAGAAGGCCCAGGGCGGTCGTCGTGTTATGCGCACTTCTCATCATCCGTGCTGGGATGCGAAGAATCGCCATGGTCTAGCCGATGAGCTAGATTTTGAATTCTCCAATATTGAGCATATCTTTCAGGGTGATGATGAACTAGCAGAGTTCACAGAGTCGTCTAGCGAAGAACTGAAAATGGAACGTGAAGCTATTAACGATCCTAAAGTTACCGAGCCTCAGCCCACGGGAACATCAATCCCATTTGATAACCCTGGAGGATTCCCGACTAAGCTATTTGAGTTAATGCAGAAGGATAGCATCTCGGCAAAGCAGATTCAAAAAGCCGTTGCAAGCAAGGGTTACTATCCTGAGGCAACACCGATTGACCGTTATGCTGATGATTTTGTAGACGGCGTCCTAATAGCTGCTTGGCCAAAGGTATTGGAGATTATCAAAGAACTGGAACTTGATTCAGTCGCCTAA
- a CDS encoding AAA family ATPase: MIAQIEPSDLINNPNIRVEDLCGDARELAEPLVKKAKKLSLSKFGKWTVLLIGDPGCGKSALAEIAANTIAEHRENILSYSGINVDVDLVRQWQRDFRIGSLYSGWRVLVIEEIDTVPARAQDLMLDVIDKLPECVAIIGTSNNHTENFSDRFQTRFTPLEVKSLTSEEIHEFAMRHWPRLDPSEVRKIAEGCNGNMRAALHDLQSLCDGF; the protein is encoded by the coding sequence ATGATTGCTCAAATAGAACCATCAGACTTGATCAACAATCCGAACATTAGAGTTGAGGACCTATGCGGAGATGCCAGAGAATTAGCTGAACCTCTCGTCAAGAAGGCTAAGAAGCTCAGTCTTAGCAAGTTTGGAAAATGGACCGTGCTTCTCATTGGTGATCCTGGTTGTGGAAAGTCAGCCTTAGCTGAAATTGCTGCCAATACAATAGCTGAGCACAGAGAGAACATACTCTCATATTCTGGGATCAATGTTGACGTGGATTTGGTTCGCCAATGGCAACGAGACTTTAGAATTGGGTCTCTTTATTCTGGTTGGCGTGTGCTCGTCATTGAGGAGATAGACACCGTACCAGCAAGGGCTCAAGATCTCATGCTTGATGTCATAGACAAGCTTCCCGAGTGCGTAGCGATTATTGGAACTAGCAACAACCATACGGAGAATTTCTCTGACAGGTTTCAAACCAGATTCACACCATTGGAAGTTAAGAGTCTGACATCCGAAGAGATTCACGAATTCGCAATGCGTCATTGGCCAAGGCTTGATCCTTCCGAAGTGAGAAAGATTGCCGAAGGCTGCAATGGTAACATGCGTGCTGCATTGCACGATCTTCAAAGCCTCTGTGATGGGTTCTAA
- a CDS encoding helix-turn-helix transcriptional regulator gives MASDITPESLKEWRKEQKMTQTEMGSLMGWEKLVVTNIETGRRKISDAEQRLLKLLIHGELPFNAPVSDDVLEFDQDEWGLIHRMAQREGYSDAKDWIVSKIRAYLSMLPKQSEDIPAIEDLKPDPIPAIPGAASKPTYTLEEARRLAEAEAASRDDISEELYDQQQLENDRLYEEARKKKKGKQKSQKRFSA, from the coding sequence ATGGCATCCGATATTACACCTGAATCGCTTAAAGAATGGCGAAAAGAACAGAAGATGACCCAAACTGAAATGGGCTCTCTGATGGGCTGGGAAAAACTTGTCGTAACAAATATAGAGACCGGGAGACGAAAAATCAGTGACGCCGAACAAAGGCTGTTAAAATTGCTTATCCATGGCGAGTTACCCTTTAATGCACCTGTTTCAGATGACGTACTTGAATTCGATCAAGATGAGTGGGGATTAATCCATCGCATGGCACAAAGAGAGGGCTACAGTGATGCGAAGGATTGGATTGTAAGTAAAATTAGGGCTTACCTTTCGATGCTGCCTAAGCAGAGTGAGGATATACCAGCCATTGAAGACCTCAAACCCGACCCAATCCCAGCAATTCCAGGAGCCGCAAGTAAGCCGACTTACACGCTCGAAGAAGCGAGACGACTAGCTGAGGCCGAGGCTGCTTCTCGGGATGACATTTCGGAGGAGCTTTACGATCAACAACAACTTGAGAATGATCGTCTTTATGAGGAAGCTCGCAAAAAGAAGAAGGGTAAGCAGAAAAGTCAGAAACGGTTTTCAGCTTAG
- a CDS encoding ribbon-helix-helix domain-containing protein, with amino-acid sequence MGDERQRTCIVLPENLIKRIDKFVAQKNLSNRSEALEKALEEILPEEDETKLNEAE; translated from the coding sequence ATGGGCGATGAGAGACAGCGGACATGTATTGTCCTACCTGAAAATCTGATCAAGCGAATAGACAAATTTGTAGCACAGAAAAACCTTAGCAACAGGAGCGAAGCATTAGAAAAAGCTCTTGAGGAAATACTACCTGAAGAAGATGAAACGAAGCTTAACGAAGCTGAATAG
- a CDS encoding phage integrase N-terminal SAM-like domain-containing protein codes for MRSNFALSPEQKQLTRLAVAEAEGTGFNFLELVRIGKSHIGHSSVTGSGPTVSEVCDKWLLECLNRVRSGQPKPMSMETLEFYQDTIPGFLDQHGNKRIGELTRNDVVGYLEGLKLSVGSINCHHRAIRALFGYACSLEPPLIPINPAQKLKLRMPNATARKDYRAKDESGKPRILEFDDIVFILRGAKMNLRASAALGIFAGLRPHEIAPGGSKPAMTWERDINLSDRIITLTNVTSKGESGRILDGDSKHFDVIWEWLESIPKEMRKGPVCKIMPSSVTKRWKQLAGYANRGKTIRDWPHDAIRHTHCTYHVAYFADPAATAKNLGHRNQDMLYQNYQGMGITKAMASNLAELRP; via the coding sequence ATGAGAAGTAATTTCGCATTAAGTCCTGAACAAAAGCAGCTTACGCGCTTGGCGGTCGCTGAAGCTGAAGGAACGGGTTTTAACTTCCTTGAGCTTGTTCGAATAGGCAAGTCTCATATTGGGCATAGTTCTGTTACTGGGTCAGGTCCTACTGTGTCTGAAGTATGCGATAAATGGCTCCTGGAGTGCCTGAATCGCGTGAGATCGGGACAGCCTAAGCCCATGTCCATGGAAACCTTGGAATTCTACCAAGACACTATTCCGGGATTCCTGGATCAACACGGCAATAAGCGGATAGGCGAACTAACCCGCAATGACGTTGTAGGCTACTTGGAGGGACTGAAGCTGTCAGTTGGAAGCATCAACTGTCACCATCGGGCCATTAGGGCTTTGTTTGGATATGCTTGTAGTTTGGAGCCTCCCTTGATTCCGATCAACCCAGCCCAAAAGCTGAAGCTGAGGATGCCGAACGCAACGGCCCGCAAGGATTACAGAGCTAAGGATGAATCCGGGAAGCCTCGGATTCTTGAGTTTGACGACATAGTTTTCATCCTCAGGGGTGCCAAAATGAATCTTAGGGCATCGGCTGCTCTTGGAATCTTCGCAGGGTTGAGGCCGCATGAGATCGCGCCCGGTGGCAGCAAGCCCGCCATGACATGGGAACGTGACATCAATCTTTCTGACAGGATCATTACTTTAACAAATGTCACCAGCAAGGGGGAGAGCGGGCGCATACTCGACGGAGACAGCAAGCATTTCGATGTCATTTGGGAATGGCTAGAGTCGATTCCCAAAGAAATGAGAAAGGGTCCAGTTTGTAAAATAATGCCATCAAGCGTCACCAAGCGATGGAAGCAACTAGCGGGATATGCCAACAGGGGTAAAACTATTCGAGATTGGCCCCATGACGCTATTCGTCACACCCATTGCACCTATCACGTTGCTTACTTCGCTGATCCTGCAGCAACCGCCAAAAATTTGGGTCATCGAAACCAAGATATGTTGTATCAAAACTATCAGGGCATGGGTATTACAAAGGCGATGGCGTCAAACCTTGCTGAGTTGAGGCCGTGA